Within Pyxicephalus adspersus unplaced genomic scaffold, UCB_Pads_2.0 Sca363, whole genome shotgun sequence, the genomic segment NNNNNNNNNNNNNNNNNNNNNNNNNNNNNNNNNNNNNNNNNNNNNNNNNNNNNNNNNgctgctgcctggctgaacagtagtttggccaggatggatccctccgcctgcagagacagacaagctgcgagcagagcagcagcctcggccatgctgcctgctagagcggcgtctccctctgtggctgggaaccccagggacaccgcaggcccGCAGGACGGGTACGTTCCTTACAGATGGGTTTTTAGTGATCTTTAATATGTGCAGAAAGTAGGCGCAAGCCAAATGGAATGAGGTAGAGAGTtccagagtcggggcagccctagaaaagacttggagccGGGCATGTGACAAAATCATAAGTAGGTCACTGGGGAGTGAAGAGAGGGTCTGGGATTTGATTTTTCAATCAAGGCAGAAAGgaaggtgggacaagagctgtgaaaAGATTGTGAAGGcaaaagcacaagagcttgaatttgaaggTGAAATATAAGCCAATGTAGAGtattacaaagagaggcagcagaagcaGTGGTGGAGAGgttggatgagtctggctgcagtattcaaaATAGTtcgtagaggagagagtcgggttaccAGTCGGgtttggaataccagagaggaggaggatggTATAAGAGATTACAATAGCGGGTACAAGGAGTTTGAtgatctctggggacaggtgggggcAGATCCATGCTATCCATGATGAGATAGCTTATAGATAGATATAGTTATATCTTATCAAAGACTGAGGGAGACATTTCGGGGGTGGACAGATTTTAGCGTCATCATGATACAGTTGGTTCtgtaaaccagtggtccccaaccttttcttttctagctcgcggaccactaaatgcacggactctggaccgcgcatgcacttcccccagagtgatgtcattgtgccagaacccacccattctcccatcgctggtctgagcctgcgatgggagagtgggcaggttgtgtccagagacataagccagccaccgccctgagcctgcggtctgtacgggggacatggtttgtggctctggctggtgcgccccacAGTGGGGTcgttctcctgaccccactgcaGGGTGCAAtagccagagccgcggcccacttGTCAGAGGGCCGGAGCCTACTAGTTGACCGAGGTTGTCACTGATGTCACTGATACCTATAATTTGGAATAAAAGGGGCTGATTAATAGtgtaaaaagcaaaggaaagatcgAGAAGGAGGAGAGGAACGTTGCCTTGTGAGTTAGATTTGTGGAGGTTGTTGACCACATTAGTAAGGGCTgattcagtggaatgggcagcttgaaagctaGATCTGAGTGGgtaaaggagagagttggtgttcaggtagtcAGTGAGTCTTTTTTAAGCAAAGTGCTCAAGGAAGAATTGGAATtggaagaagggagataggatagtagctagaaggtagggaggggtccagtgagtaTTTCTTCTGAATAGAGAGAATGATGGCATGTATGAAAGCAGAAGGGTGGATACCAGTAAAAatgagaggttgaatagtttggtttgGGCAAGGCCGGGGGAGGAGTGGGCATGAAGTAGATTAGAGgtaattgggtcaagtggacaggtagtagatggagatgataagagaagagaggagacttcatacAGTGTAAAAGGGCAGAGGggggttagtgatgatttacaggtagaAGTGGTGGATATGGATGAAGTGGAACAATGAGCAGAGACATAATGTCTCATTTTGACAATTGtgtctctaaagtaggtggcaatgtaatgggcagagaaggtagttgtggggggaatCATGTGTTGAGAAGGGACTGCGTGGGTGGGAAGCTTGAGAGGACATGccagcagaaaaataattttgctttgccccagtgagttcagtgttaaggGGTTGTAGTTTGGATTTGTAGCCTacgaagtcagtgctgaggccagatttcctccacatGTGCTCTGTGGCACGATCAGTCTTTATAATGTCTTAAATGTAGACATTTGGTGTGACTGTTGTGCCAAGGTTAGAGAATGAGATCCACACCACCACTCTTACTGTTGCCAGGTCTTGGCGTATGTgtgaagtgaaggggagagttCAGTAGCCGGGACAGaatctgaggaggaaagccaagtttcagtgagagtcgggaagttcagagatttagatgGGAGAAGGTTGTGGACAGAGGTAAGCTTGTTGGAGACACATCTGGCATTTCATAGACTGCATGGGAAAAGGGGTAGGAATTTGTAAGTTGGGTGAATGAGAATGAGGTTGGGAGGAGGGTGTATCTTGATAAAAGAGTGGAAAAGAGAAAGACTGTTGGAGGGACCAGGGATAGGTGGGATGTTACCAGCAAGTATCCATAGAGAAGGTTCAGCAGTATAGACAGAGAAAGCAAGGGAAGTAGGGAGTTGGAAGAGAATGAGTTAACAGACTGAGGAGTAAGAGAGGTAATAAGACCAGCAAAGTGGGTATGGGGagaatgatacattgtaacagataatGGTGAATCACAGGAGCAcattaaataatttagaaaacagAAGTCCATATGCATAGTAACTGTAATAGGTGTTGTAGTGAGGTTTTTATATGGAGGTCCAGCTGTAGGattgtataaataaaagacaacatGGGTGGCTTTGTGAAAATGGCAGTTCAGGATGGTAGCAGCAGAGGTTGGGCCTTATAAAAGCATCTTTTACACGcccaaaactatttaaaaaaacagttccaGATTATAGACTTGGTTGAGCGGATAGTTGAGCATTAGATGCGGAGGGCCTGGTAAGGCCTGCAAGTCCTGCAATAAAGACTTTTTAACTGTTCTCATTTGTTTCAATGAAAATAAGATGGACCGGTTGTTTGTCGATATTTTCTAAGCAGATATTGTCTGTGTTTTCCGTGTAAAGCTTCCTCCTTAGCTTAGATTGCCCCCATAGAAACTTTCAAACTTCCTGCAGTTTGGCATTTCTTAATTATTATTTCACATGGATCTCACTGCTGTGTTTTAGAACTATTTACAGAAGAAAAACGGGTTCTTTTTTCTCCGCCGCAAGTTGATTGGTTGAAATGCCAGTTTTGTAAGAAGGTAATGcttatacatacacttttatttcatgttcattCTAGTATCCTAGCATACTGTTGCATTTCTGTAATATCTACTGCTGTAATAGTGTGTCTGCTGCTTGCCAGGTGCATGTTGCTCACCACAGCTACCAATCTGTCACCCACCTGACACCATGGGATGGATTTACTAAATTTTACTGTTATTGGCTGTTAACTTGTCAATGTTAATTATCCATTTACAAGTGGTTTTTCGATTGCTTTAGTAAATATTGTGAAAATGCCCTTTGCAAAGGATGCCCAATCATATGCGAGTtaatataaagggaaaaaatatttttgcttgcacatggttCAACAGTTAAAGTCAATGGGGCTTCACTTCATTCACTATGCAATAAAAGGACATCCATTGTGAGGGGATATTTTACTTTGCAAGGTGTAAATCAGTCCCTATAAATCAGGTTTTCTTAGGTACTCTTGAAATACTGATTTGGTATTGGGGAaagtatgaaaaaacaaattattggggTTTAATGGCAAAAAATGTCTGTTACACTGTTGACTATCTGTGGCTGGCAaagttggctcagaggttagtactttggcctttgcagtgctgggtctcaggtttgaatcctgACCAGGACACTATTGGCATGGGGTTGTATGGTCTCCCCCAGTTTCTTTCAGGAACTCTGTTTCCCTACCAACTTCCAAAAAAGGGCTAGGGTAAATTATGCAGAGTTTGGGGAATGATTTTGGGTGATCTCTCTGCATAACTCTTTATTCTACACGTCAAGGAGGTAGGGGTCTTTCTCTACATAAAAAGTTCTCTTTAGTCAGAGGGTCTTTCTGATCTGTGTGTGATCTGTTGAGCTGTGGAAAAAGGTGTGTCTTCTTAATGACAATTGTCTCTCTTTTTCATAGAgtgaatattttgatgttttagtAAAACCAGCAATGCATGGAAAGATATACAGGTAAGAATAAAGTGTCACAAATCTCTAAAACAACAAGTAACCAGATGGCACATGAccctgccattaaaaaaattacaaactctGAGTTTAAATTTGGAGCATTGTGTCATTAGTAAGCCGATGCTTGGTGTATCATTTCCAGGCTCTAATGTTTTTCCAGTACCCCAAAATATCCATATTTAGGACCTCTACTGCTTTTCTGGCCAGTCACAATTGGATATGGACTTTCTTTTGACTGCTGCCAATATACTACACTGTGCGTTTTGTGGGGTATTCTGATTAAACAGTACAGGAATATTTATCTGACTATAAGTGGATTTTTAATTCATGATACTCTGAATACACTGTACTGCATTGCTACTGTGCCTTTActgatttataatattaatattttaatttcttagcACTGTTTCAATGGAAACTCTCAAGTAACCGGAAACTACATTTATCTTAAAACTAGAGGTGGGGGGTAaagtttcatagttacatagtaggttaggttgaaaaaagacataagtccatcaagttcaaccactagggaaataaacatatcccagatataaatccctataagacatagttggtccagaggaaggcaaaaaaaaccctggatacaatttatttcaacagggaaaaaaattccttcctgattccatgaggcaatcggatgttcatGTCAGTCATCTGAATATTACTGCACAATCTCAGAAATGCATTTTCTTCCTTGAGTGAGCACAAAACATCATTGGGAACAAGTATAGGCTAAGGAACTTTTGGAGTGatatctagggatgagcgagcgtatttattaaattcggtctcgctgcaaattgggccattctcacttaccaaacattctatctctgctcccctgattgctgttgcagccgtGTAGTATGTGCTCCTGGATAGAGTTtgtctattcaggaacacagtgtgagtctcgctggctgttCATGAATAAAtacagcgtgggaaaaatcctctgatttttcccacagctgcattcataaaggcaagccgcatgactctgagaggaggagtatcgcgacTGCATTTCTGAATTCAGCCGGGAGAATCCTCcactcagtgagagatccctgggcactacaggtcagaatgaagtcttgccctcattctgacctgtagtgcttGTGGATCACTCACCGACAGGAAGATTCTCATggttgtatttatgaatgcagccacaataaGCCTCCTATAGTGATTGCTTGGATTTCCGATGATTTCGTAAAATTTTCCTGACCCATCGGAACtttaaggaaattttcgtgagaatgccaaaggctcatccctagtgataTCATTGGATATCATAAGTGGTTGAAACTCAAGTCTGAAGGCAATGGATTGTGTGAAGTGGGAATAATTTTATTGGCTGTAGTTTTtagtagattattttttttacaggtattagTTATTACCAGGCTTGGGCTGGGTCTGAGTTGGTTTGTGGTCTCATATAGACTCTGAGATCCGTCTAAATCAGCCcagttgtgtataaaaaaattaactccagacaaaatatttatacaggtatGGCCTTCAAGGGCATCCATAGCTTCAGCGGTCTTAGTAACCTTTGCTGTTCAGTAATGGCCAGTTTGCTCTGATTTGCTTCCTAGACTGGAACTTCAATCTGCTGGACTGTTTCTTTGCTCAAAGACAAAAATTAAATTCCAAGTGACTTGTCCGATAATCATTGAATATGAAGTGGAGTCCTGGAGAAACTATCATAACCTACTCCAGAATCCAGACACACAATATGAGATATTAGGTCCACTGTTCAACGTAAAATCCCCTCCAGAGCCTGGCGTGATCTCTGCAGTTTACCTGCCCCATTGTTTGTGTTCAGAAGGTAAGCTTTCCATTCACCTCTGTCTGTTTATCTTACAGTTATCTTACTGTTATGTATCTCTTTTTCATCTAATAGGAACTTGTCAGGATAGAACTGTGGGAGTTCCTATGAAATACTTATGTTTAACTCCACTGGCCTAATGTTTCTTCCCGGTCAGTGGCTCAGAAAAGGTAGTTTATCTAGAATTTCTTTGGGACCTTCAACAAAGTCAGAAGCAATAACTTCCAAATTTATATCCCAGGCActaatttcatcattttattatactatactattactACTACGTTTTTCTTGCTAGTTGATCAATTTTGTTTAATATGTCAATGCTAGTCGTACTAACTGGATTGGATCCAGAGCAGCAGGAACTAGgggaaaaataattaattatcaACATCAAAGCAATTACTATGGAGAAATATAACGTACATAAATGCACTGAGAAAATAACCCCTCAAACTCTTACCACTCCAACAAGTCTCCCTCAGATCCTATAAAGAGTTCTGTTGTTTCAAAGTTATACTTTGAAGATGTCTCACTGCACTGGTAACTAGACCCAATATCCATTGCTTGCACCATAGACCTGAATAGACCTTGCACCCAAACCCTTGTTCTTTTTCCCAATCACCTGGCATGCCAGTTTCTTCCTGTGCACAATCTTCCAGCTAGAGCTGTTGCTGATAGAACGCAGGTAACAAAACCAAGATGCAGACAACCACggccaataaaaaaacatgtgagaTCAGTTTTTGCACGTTTTAAAGTATCAAAGGGCTTATCAAAGCATAAAAGCGCTCAAACTGGATTTCATCCTTTCTGACTGTTGGATAGAATTCTGGTTAGTAATGTGGAATTAAACCCACTGCTAGCTTTATGCTTTTCAATCTGTGTACCTTTCTGAAAAATTCTATTTACTCCCTGTCACAGGAATTCAACAGGAAGTGGGATGAACTCTCCCAAGTGAGGGAAATTCTCCTCCTATAAAGGTGGCCCCTAGAGTAGTTGTCTATATTGGATAAGATAATAAAAATTCCTATTGGGCCTTGCGCAGTTTTATGAAAAAACAGCTGTAATATCATAattattaacattaacattaataacataattatttgtttttgaattaATTTTTAGGCTTTGCAGATTATGCAGTGTCTGTTACATGTGTTCACTTCAAAGATGATAACATAATATTGGAAAAACCATCTAAAGTTGAATCATACTATGTTGTGCTGGAGAATCCCACCTTCTCCCCTATAGGAGTCATTCTCAGTTTTCTGACGAGGATAAAAGATGGAATAACTAACCACGTACCAGTCCATGGCATGGTTCTTATATACAATGGAATAATTGGTGATCCAGATCATCAAAAACACAGAATCCATCTTTATCTCATGCCCGCTAACCTGTCGGTAGAAACGGTAAGCTGCAGTAACAGTGTTAGTTACTGTAGAGTTGTAATCAAATAATTGTCAAGTAAACCTTAAATGTTTGCAACAATATATCTTTAGGGGGGCTGACAATTCCTGTTCTTTTTGTTCTGCATAAGTAttgcattatacatttttaaaatttgtaagatATTACATAGGTAATATGATTATCACACATCCCTGCAGGATTAGGGGATATGTGCGGCTGTCTGTGTCaaccacctcacattcctctacAGCCAGCGGTAGTAGCAGCCCTGATCTGGAATCCTGTCCCCTGGTCACTTCCTGGTTTTATTCATGATGTGTGATCCTCTgggagctgcccctttaccccagagaacccaAGCATTTTGCAGAAGCACTtcctctgctggcagaagtgtatactccacctgagctgcctctgctccagcactccctctggtggtgggttctctcacttgctggtcatgtgactcccatctgccacatgacctcccatataaaaaaaaaatgactggcaACTGGAAGTTGCCTGAATAAGGAGTTTCTGTAGGCCATGTTCTTAGGTTCCCGCTACTCCTGTCTGTGACCCCATTTACTGATTCTCCTGTGTaccgactctggctttgacccttgactactcctgtttgccacctgccctgacctctggcttgtttcacctgcttTTGTCTCATGTTCCG encodes:
- the LOC140345029 gene encoding NACHT, LRR and PYD domains-containing protein 1a-like: MHGKIYRLELQSAGLFLCSKTKIKFQVTCPIIIEYEVESWRNYHNLLQNPDTQYEILGPLFNVKSPPEPGVISAVYLPHCLCSEGFADYAVSVTCVHFKDDNIILEKPSKVESYYVVLENPTFSPIGVILSFLTRIKDGITNHVPVHGMVLIYNGIIGDPDHQKHRIHLYLMPANLSVETVSCSNSVSYCRVVIK